The sequence ATGCGAAAGAAGACGCCTCCCTCCCTTGGCGATATAGAATTAAAAATAACGCCTGGACCAGCCCTGCCAAGTAATACAAAGGGAAATATAATCATGAAGTTTAATAACCGGTAAACATGAAAAAATACTTTATCACAGGCTTAGTCATCCTACTGCCCGTAGCTTTGACAATCGCCATTGTCGTTTTTCTCTTTAATCTTTTAACCGTTCCTTTTTTGGGAATCATCAAGGCGGTCTTTAACCGCTATGATTTGTTTGCCCACGGTTTTCTTTTTTTAAATCCCGATCAACTAGAAAATCTGGTGGCTCAGCTTCTTATTCTAGCAAGCCTTTTCTTGATTACCATTGGCTTAGGCCTTTTCGCGCGGTGGTTCTTTTTTCGAGGCATCATGCGGGTTGCTGAATATTTGGTAAAGCATATCCCCCTTGTCAGCCCTATCTATAGAACTTGCAAAGATGTCATTAAAACCCTCTTTACTTCTCAAACCAACTCTTTTAAACAAGTTGTCCTTGTCCGCTTTCCCAATCCCCAAACTTATTCGATCGGCCTTATTACACGAGAGGATATTCCTTATTTAAAACAGGTAGGCCATGAGAATGCTGTTTCCGTCTTTATCCCTACTACCCCCAACCCCACTTCCGGTTTTCTCGTCATTTATCAGCAAAAGGATCTGATTTATTTAGATATGAAAGTGGAAGATGCCTTTAAATATATCATTTCCTGTGGTGTCATCGCTCCTCCTCTCAATAGCACGGCTCCAGAAAAGGCGTCTCCCATTTCAGAAAATGGCCTCTCTCCTTCCCTTCAATTAATTCCATCGCAAGAGCAATAAGGCAAGCGGATGAAAAAGCTGTTTTCAACCGGACTGGTTATTTTATTACCGATCATTCTCACCCTAATGATTATCGGCTTCTTAATTAACTTTTTAACCCGTCCTTTTTTAAGCCCTGTCGAAGCTTTCCTGACTCAAACAAGCCTATTCAACGGCTCTATTCTGTTCTTTAACGAATCGACAGTAATCATCTTAGCAAGCAAAATCCTGATCTTGCTTGGATTGGCCGCTCTTGTTTTTCTAATTGGCATTTTAGGAAAAGCCTTCTTTGTCGATGCCCTCATCCGCCTCGGCGACCGCCTTCTCCATAATCTCCCCTACATCAGCAAGATTTACAAAGCTTGTCAAGATATCGTCCATAGTTTATTTTCTTCGCAGTCTAAGTCATTTTCTCAAGTCGTC is a genomic window of Candidatus Protochlamydia phocaeensis containing:
- a CDS encoding DUF502 domain-containing protein — its product is MKKYFITGLVILLPVALTIAIVVFLFNLLTVPFLGIIKAVFNRYDLFAHGFLFLNPDQLENLVAQLLILASLFLITIGLGLFARWFFFRGIMRVAEYLVKHIPLVSPIYRTCKDVIKTLFTSQTNSFKQVVLVRFPNPQTYSIGLITREDIPYLKQVGHENAVSVFIPTTPNPTSGFLVIYQQKDLIYLDMKVEDAFKYIISCGVIAPPLNSTAPEKASPISENGLSPSLQLIPSQEQ
- a CDS encoding DUF502 domain-containing protein: MKKLFSTGLVILLPIILTLMIIGFLINFLTRPFLSPVEAFLTQTSLFNGSILFFNESTVIILASKILILLGLAALVFLIGILGKAFFVDALIRLGDRLLHNLPYISKIYKACQDIVHSLFSSQSKSFSQVVLIPFPCEHNFCIGLVTKEALTVQANGQNTEEIVSVFVPGTPNPSVGFMLMFRKDQLIFLNMKVEDAMKFVISCGVVMPPIDRAKNEKQPS